Below is a window of Candidatus Neomarinimicrobiota bacterium DNA.
AGCCAAAGGATCACAACGGCAAGTAACAGGATTCCGGGCCAGGTTCCGAGCGGTTCCGGAACGATAGCCAGAACGTCCGCCTTGCTGGAAATGACAATTGGAATCGCCATCAGAATCCCAATGAGCGCTTCTCCGGTAATAAGTCCTGAAGCAAACAGGAGTCCACGATTCTTTGCTGCGTCACCGGATTGCTCCAATCGTTCAAGATCGTCGCCGGTGGCAATGGATTTCCTGCTTTCCAGCCCACGTTGAACTGCCCACGAGACAAGACCGCCGAGGAAAATAGGCACCGAGAGTTCGAACGGAAGGTAAATACCAACAGCCACAGCCAATACCGGCAGGCGAAACTCCGCACCGCGCTTTTCCTGAATTTTATCCAGGACGATGACCAGGATGGCGATTGCCATTCCGATTCCGATCATCCCCCAGGGAAGATTCTGGTTAAAGACGCCGTCGGCCACGGAGGCCATCAGCGTGGCCTGGGGCGCCGCCAGCGGATTCGGATGGGCTTCGGTCGGAACACCAATACCATATGCTTTTTCAATTAAAATCAGCACGGGCGCGAGTACGACCGCCGCCGAGAGTACGCCAACCATTTGCATCACCTGTTGCTTCCAGGGGGTGGCTCCAACCAGATAGCCGGCTTTCAGATCCTGCATATTGTCACCACCGATTGCCGCAGCACACGCGACCACGGCACCAATAAATATTGCCGCCGCCGGCCCTTTGGGATCCCCGGTACCCAGGAGTGCCACCAGCATTAACGCGGAGAAAAGTATCGTGGCAATAGTTACACCGGATATCGGATTATTGGAACTGCCTACCAGCCCGGCCATATATGCAGCGACTGCTGAGAAAAGAAACCCGGCAATGAGCATGACTACCGCCATTAGAATGGAGGGACCCGCGCTTTGAATCACATAAAAATAGACCCCGAAAATCGGTAGAATCGACAGAAGCAGTAAGATTCCAACCCATTTGATAGGCGTATCACGCTCGGTCCGCGCAATATCGGAAAAACTTCTGGTGGCGCCCAGTTTATAGGTGTCCAAGCTTGATTTCACTCCGGTGACAATCGAGGAGCGCAAATTGACCAGGGCATAGAGACCGCCAATAACCATCGCACCAACACCGAGAAACCGGGTATGGGAAGACCAGATTTCACCAGCCCATTCCACGGCAGCCATCGGCTCTCCAGCAACCATTGGCCACTCATGAAACATAGCAAATATCGGGATGGCTACCAGCCAATTGATAGCACCGCCGAGAAAGACGAGCACAGCGATATTAATTCCGACAATATACCCTACTGATATAAGAGCCGGAGAGAGGTTCGAACCGAAATAGGCGATTCCCGAACCGACCTTAGTGGCTGTTTCAACCACCCCTGTCCAGAGACGGAGCCCGGTCTCCCCGAATTTAAACAATGCACCAATAATGCCCGCCTGGGCGATATATTTCACGCTGGACCCACCTTTATCCCCTGTACGAAGGACTTCGGCTGTGGCTATACCTTCGGGAAATTTCAGGCCCTCTTCCACGATGAGCGCACGACGCAGCGGCACCGTGAAGAGCACTCCAATGACTCCGCCCAGTCCGGCGATCAGCGTTGTTTCCAGATAGTCAAAGGTGGTCCAGTACCGCATCACAATGAGGGCTGGCAGTGTAAAGATTACACCGGCCGCCAGCGATTC
It encodes the following:
- a CDS encoding oligopeptide transporter, OPT family, yielding MAQDKQTVPDNVSLPEITLKAILLGIVLSIVLAGANAYLGLFAGMTVSASIPAAVLSMGILRLFRSSNILENNIVQTAASAGESLAAGVIFTLPALIVMRYWTTFDYLETTLIAGLGGVIGVLFTVPLRRALIVEEGLKFPEGIATAEVLRTGDKGGSSVKYIAQAGIIGALFKFGETGLRLWTGVVETATKVGSGIAYFGSNLSPALISVGYIVGINIAVLVFLGGAINWLVAIPIFAMFHEWPMVAGEPMAAVEWAGEIWSSHTRFLGVGAMVIGGLYALVNLRSSIVTGVKSSLDTYKLGATRSFSDIARTERDTPIKWVGILLLLSILPIFGVYFYVIQSAGPSILMAVVMLIAGFLFSAVAAYMAGLVGSSNNPISGVTIATILFSALMLVALLGTGDPKGPAAAIFIGAVVACAAAIGGDNMQDLKAGYLVGATPWKQQVMQMVGVLSAAVVLAPVLILIEKAYGIGVPTEAHPNPLAAPQATLMASVADGVFNQNLPWGMIGIGMAIAILVIVLDKIQEKRGAEFRLPVLAVAVGIYLPFELSVPIFLGGLVSWAVQRGLESRKSIATGDDLERLEQSGDAAKNRGLLFASGLITGEALIGILMAIPIVISSKADVLAIVPEPLGTWPGILLLAVVILWLAKVALPRQKDQNTA